The sequence ATTATTTGCTAATCACCCGAGAGAAACAGCATAAAACTGCATACCAACAGCCGCTCCTGCATTACTACTGAATTGGAATCAAGAAATTCTTTTCCAGCAGGAATCTTTTGGCAAATGCCTCAACACAGTATTCTCTCAAAAATTTACCGATAGAGCAGAAATCAATCCTCACTGATTGTCAACATACCAGCAGCAACAAGCTGCATTATAGAGTACGGGTGGGAAAAATGATTTCATACCCCCAGTACTTATCTATCCCCCAGAAGGAGTTTTAATGAGTTTCACAGTATTCCAGTTTCACCCCCAGATCCAGAAAGCCCTTGATACTAGTGGCTATGCATCACCTACCCCCATTCAGGCACAATCTATCCCTCCGGTCTTAGCCGGACGTGATCTTCTTGGCCTTGCCCAGACCGGCACAGGCAAAACCGCAGCTTTTGTTCTCCCCCTCCTGCAGCGCCTGCATACTGGCCCAAAGGGAAAGGTTAGAGCTCTGATTATTGCCCCTACCCGGGAACTTGCAGAACAGACCCATAGCTATATCATCAAGATGGCAGAACATACCCACCTGCGCAGCATGGTAGTTTATGGTGGAGTCAGCAAGCAGTCCCAAATCAATGCTATCCGGAAAGGTGCAGAGATTATTGTAGCCTGCCCGGGTCGTCTCCTTGACCTGGTAAACACAAAGATCATCAATCTCTCCACCGTCGAGATGCTGATCCTGGATGAAGCAGACCACATGTTCGACCATGGCTTTTTACCAGACATTCGACGGATTTTGAGTAAGGTTCCACGGCAGCGACAGACCCTTGTCTTCTCCGCCACCATGCCCAAAGAGATTCGTTCCCTGGCAGAAGACATTCTCACCAATCCTGCCACCGTGCAGATCGACCATACCAAACCGACGGCATCGATCTCTCACTCATTTTACCAGGTTGAACAGAGAAACAAGACAAACCTGCTTCAAAAGATTCTGCTACAAAAAGAAATTACAACAGCCATTGTTTTCACCAAAACGAAACAC comes from Desulfocapsa sulfexigens DSM 10523 and encodes:
- a CDS encoding DEAD/DEAH box helicase; translated protein: MSFTVFQFHPQIQKALDTSGYASPTPIQAQSIPPVLAGRDLLGLAQTGTGKTAAFVLPLLQRLHTGPKGKVRALIIAPTRELAEQTHSYIIKMAEHTHLRSMVVYGGVSKQSQINAIRKGAEIIVACPGRLLDLVNTKIINLSTVEMLILDEADHMFDHGFLPDIRRILSKVPRQRQTLVFSATMPKEIRSLAEDILTNPATVQIDHTKPTASISHSFYQVEQRNKTNLLQKILLQKEITTAIVFTKTKHKAKSLAYQLQKTGCRATSLQGNLSQQKRQLALEGFKSGTYNVLVATDIAARGIDVSGISHVINFDMPSTAETYTHRTGRTGRASCSGEAYTFATPDDNKMTRALERSLGKKLVYKKESGLKEKMQFSGDRREHQPSAGISKKVSLTAGTRKFPRSQTVA